In the genome of Excalfactoria chinensis isolate bCotChi1 unplaced genomic scaffold, bCotChi1.hap2 Scaffold_68, whole genome shotgun sequence, one region contains:
- the LOC140265169 gene encoding olfactory receptor 14J1-like, which translates to MPNSSSISEFLLLPLADTRQLQLLHFWLLLGIYLAALLGNGLISTAVACDRRLHTPMYFFLLNLALLDLGCISTTLPKAMANALWDTRAISYAGCAAQLFCFVFFLSAECSLLTIMSYDRYVAICKPLHYGTLMDSRACATMAAAAWGAGVLYSLLHTASTFSLPLCQGNVVNQFFCEIPQILKLSCSESNLREVVLIIFSISLVFGCFVFIVVSYVQIFVAVLRMPSEQGQHKAFSTCLPHLAVVSLFLSTAFFAHLKPPSISSPLLDLTVALLYAVVPPTLNPIIYSMRNREIMHSLRKLLQYALFQLP; encoded by the coding sequence atgcccaacagcagctccatcagcgagttcctcctgctgccgttggcagacacgcggcagctgcagctcctgcacttctggctcttgctgggcatctacctggctgccctcctgggcaacggcctcatcagcacagccgtagcctgcgaccgccgcctgcacacccccatgtacttcttcctgctcaacctggccctcctcgacctgggctgcatctccaccactctccccaaagccatggccaacgccctctgggacaccagggccatctcctacgcaggatgtgctgcacagctcttttgctttgtcttcttcctctcagcagagtgttcccttctcaccatcatgtcctatgaccgctacgttgccatctgcaagcccctgcactacgggaccttgatggacagcagagcttgtgccaccatggcagcagctgcctggggcgctggggttctctattccctgctgcacactgccagtacgttttcactgcctctctgccaaggcaatgttgtcaaccagtttttctgtgaaatcccacagatcctcaagctctcctgctcagaatcaaatctcagggaagttgtgcttatcatttttagtatcagtttagtctttgggtgctttgttttcatagtggtatcctatgtgcagatcttcgttgctgtgctgaggatgccctctgagcagggacagcacaaagccttctccacgtgcctccctcacctggccgtggtctctctatttctcagcactgccttttttgcccacctgaagcccccctccatttcctccccactcctggatctgacagtggctcttctgtatgcagtggttcctccaacactgaaccctattatctatAGCATGAGGAACCGGGAGATCATGCACAGTCTCAGGAAGCTGTTGCAATATGCACTGTTCCAGCTTCCATAA